TTATAAGTCCATTTATATAATTTCGTTAGTGTCACGATCACAatttctctccgtaggatgttgtgacggtacctagtctctaagactaggtaagcctaacaaaacatACGGAATAaccgaaataataataataataatttaaatctcaaaacatccACAACTATATATATAAAGTAAATCTGTAACCCAACATgtacatctcccaaaacccgatgaagtataagtcacaagctctagatatagTACGGAATGCTCCTATACATCACCGTCTACAAAAATATAAAGGAACAAGAAAATaacaggatagaaggggactcctaggcctgcggacgcgggcaggtgtgctttgaagtctccaaagcagcaACACAGTGCACTAATATtgaggctgataggatgtacctagatctgcacaaaaatatatgtagaagcgtagtatgagtacaccacaacggtacccagtaagtgccaagcctaacctcggtagagtagtaacgaggtcaggttaATGCCCTAcaggagataataagaaacaagacagatAATATAATGCCATAATGAAATAACAGGGAAGTGAAACAATAAGGAATTTACGGAAAGTAACAACACGAAATCAAGGAAAGCTAATTCAACACGAAAGGAAAAgaagaattttacatgttaaggaaacaacaaccaataatacagcaaataaggaagatcaacaggggcactctcgaggtacaatctcgtagtcccaaatcataaaatcgCTCACTTTTCTTTTATCACCGCGCGAgtctttacatttagttttgaaaattattttttttaaatagtgtcacgacccgaaattctcaccttcgggaccgtgatggcgcctaacatttcacttgctaggcaagccaacgttagaatataattagccattttaacaaattttaaattaattaataacaagaaaataaatgcggaaataaaATCTGAAATGAAGTGAATAATCTATAATAATCGTGATATCTAAacaccatcccagaactggagtcacaagtgcacgagcttctagaataatacaaataaagggctcaataaaattcaagctgtttgaaatataatacacatctgagataatatagaaggggacttcagaactgcgaacgttgtgcagttatacctcaagtctccactggtagctgtatccgagcaaatctacagtacgccgctgggaccaactccgaaatttgcacaagaactgcagagtgtagtatcaatacaaccgaccccatgtactggtaagtgccgagcctaacctcgacgaaatagtgatgaggctaaggcaggtcgcttacattaacctgtacacaataataataataataataataataataataacaggaatagtagTAAGATcggtaaataatatcaatacttgaagtcaattcagcagtcacaatccctcaacttgtttccattgcggcgtgcaacccgttcccccaatataaactttaaataaatctattgcggtgtgcaacccgatcccccagtataaactttaaataaatctgttacggcgtacaacccgatcccccatataaactttaaataaatctgttacggcgtgcaacccgatcccccatatatttttacaactcttaaatgtaataaaaatactccaataaataccacgttcaatgaaaaattattaagcatcaaggtatacaataattataatttaattatgaaacaaacaatgataggtagcaattaattgtggaaatcaggaagaaataggcagtttaatatttaatatgctaaatgtcaagtagcaattaagacacataaatcaaataagcatgtaccaatcattgcaggaattcaagaattaatatttgacaaggaatatgagtgaaacaattattataatgatTAATTCgtgttttaaaataatttaagatatttaaataattaagcaaataataaatttgacaaagtataggcacctgtcaccttgcctatacatcgttacacatgaaattcacatagcaaataattcaagggttctattccctcaagtcaaggttaaccacgacacttacctcgcttcgcaaccaaattcaagtttttaatacacccttgcctcgcgaattagtgtctgaaatcctcaaatctagtcataaacaattcaatatattcaatacaaattgtaggaattaattccatatgaatttactaatttttcggattaaaatccaaaatttatctcaaaaatcatcagtggaacccacgtctcgaatctcaaaaaaacttacgaaatccgaacactcgttccgatacgagttcaaccatacaaaaattatcgaattccgacaccggattgaccttcaaatctcaattttatatttttggaagattttataaaaatctgatttttcttccataaattcacgaattcatgatataaatgagtatgaaatcatgaaatataatcaatatagaataagtaacacttaccccaatgtgtTTTCGTGAAAATCGCTTGAAAAATCGTCttatccgagctcaaaatcgaaaatggtagaaaatgggatgaatttcaatttccagaacttaagttctgttgtccagatttttactcatcgcgatcgcgagaattcgttcgcgatcgcgtagaactaTCTCTACCCaagtccattttactcttcgcgatcgcgaataattctttgcgatcgcgaagcatattttAGCTGCCCAAATTTCTAACTCTACGCAATCgcgtaaatggtcatgcgatcgcggaaaatattttctcagccttacgcgatcgcgtactgccatgtgcgatcgcgtagcacaaatggcgtgcccagcttctgccttcattccttctacgcgaacgcaacttggccctcgcgttcgcggtgTACTGGAAGCTAACCTTCCGCGATCGTTTGCCTATCTTAGCGAATGCGAAGGTTAAAAATCACGGctcacaatttcctcttcgcgatcgcgaagcaccatgcaccagatgacagctgaagctaaaaaaccagattttctaagttccaaACCACCCGTATCATATTCGAAattcatccgagccctcggggctccaacccaaacatgcacacaagtccaataacctcatacgaactcgcttgcgtgatcaaaacaccaatttaacacctagatACGAATAGGAtgccaaatcgaatgaaatttttaagaaaactttagaatttctattttcacaaccgaacctccgaatcacgtcaaatcaacttagtttctcatcaaattcgacagacaagtcataaataagataatggacctatgaaaaatttcagaactcgaattcgaccccgatatcaataaaagtcaatttgtggtcaaactttgaaatctttaagcctttaggcttatAGTTTTCGCCAACTGGCAATAAtttaagctagggacctccaaattaaattctgggcatacgcccaagtcccaaatcacgatatggacctatcggaactatcaaaatactgatccgaatctgtttgctcaaaatattgatcaaagtcaactcagttgagttttaaggctctatttcacattttaatcaaattttcatataaaaactttccgaaaaattatatgaactgcgcacgcaagtcgcgAAATGATGTATAGTGCTTTTCAAAGTTTTAGAACatgaaattaattattaaatttaaagataatattttgggtcatcacaaatagaaccccgcgttttagcccaccttatcacaccgcatggcttctagtaattcccctactagccacgcgtatcaagtcaccttatctcaccgcatgcatttcaacacccagaccttataccaccgtatgcatatcaataatcacaacggcacgacagaaacctcatgcatcaataacaaccgcacgacagaaacctcgtgcaacaataacaacaacacgatagaaacctcgtgcaaataaccaaacaatcacctcaacaataacatgAAAGCCAGGACACAACAACTAagtaaatgatatttcacaacttacaccttTCTTCAAAAGAACCACGACCTTGCAattcaacaccaaactcaacaacaagatatttcaaggacaacaatttcaagtaaggaGTTCCACAATTAAGTAAGGAATACGGAAATCAATAAAAGCAAGCAATTCAGctaaacatgtgatacaagttgcaaataggagataagGCAAGTAGACACGTGAAATTAgtctaaacatgatgactacaacatgctaaagtaactcaattaaggcatgaaacagAAACTACGTAGCAAAAATCGGAATTTtaacatttagcccatgtacgcactcgtcacctcgcgtacacagcctTAACATATCACAATTTATCACCACAGTACTAAATCCTAAGGataatttctcccacacaaggttagacaagccacttacctcaaaacacgctcaACCAATCAATTAGAAGATCTTtacctcgattttccaactccgaacggctcgaatctagccaaaagcaattttatgctataaatataactatatgaAACTAATTttaataatgaaataatgatcttagttaagaattgaaaaattgctccaaaaagtcgacccgggaccacgtctcaaaacccgaccaaaattataaaattcgaacactcattcgatatcgagtcgaACAATataagaattatccaaatccgacatcatttagcctttcaaaacccaaaaatatggtctaagaacttctacacttttttcccaattttccaccccaaatATCTAATTACATGATGGAATCAATGATATAATAgtgaaatttaattaaaaaatgagTTAAGAACCCTTACCCCCAAGACTTCCTCtttaaatccctcaaaatctcgcttTAAtacgagctctcaaagtccaaatgtgaaataagagAATGAACCCTCGTTTTGGAATTTAAGTCTACTGCCCAGTTAATTCCTTCTCCGCGAACGTGGAAAAtttctcgtgttcgcgaagcaaaaAGATGCTACCGCCAAGATTTCCTCTTATGCAAACGCGAGGATCCACCCGCGAACGCGGTGCAAATGATTCACAAgattcgcgatcgtgaagcctatttacgcgaacgcatagaccaAACGCAAGAGTCCACCCAGGCTGCCTTTCCTCTTCACGAATGTGGATTCAAGTCTGCGATCGCAGTGCATAAGGTCATGTCCCTTAGTGAACGTGTGGCCTCCTTCGCGAAAACGAAGGGTAATCTTCTAGCAAATCTCAGactactctacgcgaacgcgggaacaCCTTCGCAAACGCGTTGAAGAAAACCAGCACTTCAGCTATATTCTCAAAGACCCGAAATGCGTCGAACATGGTCCGAacttcacccgaggcccccgggacctcgaccaaacataccaagaattcctaaaacatcatacaaacacgctcgaagcgtcaaatcacatcaaacaatactagaatCACAGATCgagcatcgattcaagcctaaaaacttatgaacttccgaatttcgAAGCcaacgccgattcataccaaaacaactccgattaactccaaattttgcacacaagtcttaattgatattacggacctattccaacttccggaatcaaaatctggccccgatatcaaaagttccactcccggtcaatctttccaaaaatcttccaactttagccaattaacgccgaaatgacctacggacatccaaatcaacatccggacacgttcctaagactCAAATTACCATACCAAGCTATTGGAACTGCCAAAATTTCATTCTAAAGTCGTTTTCGCACAAGTCAAATTACAGTCAACTtttacgacttaaacttccaatttagagactatgtgtcccatttcaccccgaaactctcccgaacctGACACCAAACGCCTcgccaagtcacataaccacaaaatgaagtagatggagcaataaataggggattggAGCTaatattctcaaaacgaccaatcgAATCGTTATAGTTAACAGGTTGATAATATTCTTTAGCATATAAAATAATTGATTAGCAATTAATTAGGATAACGGATGGCCATTAATAGGTGCAGATAGAGGAAGGATGATAATAGAGAAACCAAAAATTTTTCAAACACCATTATGtagttgtatacggtcaaaatcgagtttgcccttcgtgtgattaatcgagattggggcatgatggaccgaggttcgTCATTACCGAGCTATGAAGTGAAGTCGGGCTGTTGAGTTCGAGCCCTAGAAACCGACCAAGGTAGAGATCAGCCAAGATCGATATCGAGCCCAGATAAAAGTCGAGCAAATAGAGACCGATCGAGGCCGAAATCAGCCGAGACCGAGATCGAGCCCAGATAGAGGTCAAACTAATAGAGGCCGATCACGATCGAGAGCGACCGAGTTTGAGCTCGAGCCAAAGGACAAAAGAGCCGTTATAATcgcatttggggagagaatctcggcgaaaatcaagGAAAAGCATATTAATTAAACTATCATGGgattcccactatgtatttttaattatatacaAAGTAGAATTTTCCCACTATATTAGGAGTAGGCTATCATTGATTCAGGAGGGAATTTGATTCATTCACAGATTCATTCATATATTCATACACTTTCATATTCAGAAATTATTGAGATTTACATATCATCTAGctaatatttttcctttttaggcttttggtattgatttatctCGTTTATTTATAAATCTTTTTCTACTCGATTTGGGTTTATATTCAttcctttttacagtcaatattcgatatatttctacttatctttccgatttgtaccaagttataccacgtatcttaAGAACCACGTAAAAATTTAACTCTATTCGtttttcaggtaaacagtttggcgcccaccgtggggctaaggataacagtggatatttggtacgaatctctgcaaaacataatattttacacttgctcttggaagtatctttgatttcaggttaaaaacgacgaactctcaattaatggccctacctatcgacaacgaagccggccttcaaaaTGAGAACAACAATCTGACGACCGGGGATAAAAGGCCACTTGTTGATCCCATTGGAACTCGGGCCGCAGATCCAatcgacgttaattcacatgtggccatcgaggcgaaccaatgttccgaccccgaaaatagcattcttGGTGGAACTCGACCTGCAGTtcaaaatacccaaaatgttggagaagagGGGATCAGCCTGcgtataatttttgaaatgttgcaagctcaacaggtagcaatagctcagttgcagagccaaacccaggcaccaagcAGGACCGAGCTCGGCCgaccccgagaagtcacccacaaaatggggccagttgtagtaagatcaaatgaacaagaatcggggactaatcccgaaatcaTTAGGATGCTCGAGGAATTAACAAAACGAATTGAGTCAgtagaaaagaggattgaagcaaacgacaaaaagtagaaacttataactccatggTTGATTAGATCCCGGGGACACCACCGGTATTGAAGGGCTtgaattccaaaaaattcgtacaaaaacctttccccccaagcgcggctcccaaaccgatccccaagaagtgcCGCATGCCCGAAATTTCTAAATATAATGGGACGACTGACCCCAACAAATATGTCACCGCTTACATATGTGCCATtgaagggaacgatctagaagacgacgagatcgaatacgtattattgaaaaagttcggggaaaccctgtcaaagggggcaatggtatggtatcataatttacctcctaactctatcgattcttttgctatgcttgcagattctttcataaaagTACATGCCGGatccataaaggtcgagaccaggaagtcggaccttttcaaggtaaagcaaaaagataacgaaatgctaagagagttcgtatctcgtttccaaatggagcaaatggatctaccaccggtcacagacgaatgggctgttcaagctttcattCAAGGAttgaacgaacgaagctcgatgacTTTACggcagttgaagcagaacttgatcgagtacccggctaTTGCCTGGGCTGATGTACACAAtagatatcaatcgaagattagagttgAAGACGACCggttgggttctgggtccgttattaaaagggacatcgaccgagaaccaaggtcaaacaaGGACCGATATCGGTCGTATAACATAGTTCGTAGGGGTAGAGAACCTGCACGCAACTCCGTATgaggtgaaaggagaagtgatcgaggccaggggtctcgggggctgatgaataAGAATTGGTTCGATAGGCATATCGGACCTAAAGAAGCACCATAATTATCAGAATATAACATCAACATCGATACATCTGCCATCgcgtcggctatcggacgcatcaaagatactaagtggcctcgacctctgtagTACGATTCAGCCCAAAGAAATCCaaatcaaatgtgcaagtatcatggcacccatggccacagaactgaAGACTGCATGCAGTTGTGAGAGGAGGTAGCctggttattcaatgaagggcaccttcgagaatttttaagtgaccaggccaaaaatcatttcaaaaatagagattttaatagaaaaaatgaacaagaagagccacaacacatcatccacatgatcatcggagggatcgatgtcccccaggggccggtgcttaaacacactaagatgtcgattgtatGTAAGAAGCAATCtcggactcaggattacacacctaaaGGAACCCTTTCCTTTAATGAAAAAGACGCgaaaggaatcatgcaaccctaTAACGAtgtactggtaatatctgtacttatgaataaaactcaagttaagcgtatgttaattgatccatgtagttcggccaacatcattcgatcaagggtcatagagcaactcggtctacaagaccaggTCATTCCCGCAACCCTGGTACTGAACGAATTTAATATGACATGTGAAACAACTAAGGGCAAGATAATCTTGCCAGTAAATGTGGCTGAGAttatccaagaaacaaagttccacgt
This sequence is a window from Nicotiana tomentosiformis chromosome 5, ASM39032v3, whole genome shotgun sequence. Protein-coding genes within it:
- the LOC138892933 gene encoding uncharacterized protein; protein product: MSIVCKKQSRTQDYTPKGTLSFNEKDAKGIMQPYNDVLVISVLMNKTQVKRMLIDPCSSANIIRSRVIEQLGLQDQVIPATLVLNEFNMTCETTKGKIILPVNVAEIIQETKFHVIEGDMRYNALFGRPWIHIMRAVLSTLHQVLKFLISEGIQTVFGEQPAAKEMFDVDEVILISSLFMDKEIGFE